A window of Zingiber officinale cultivar Zhangliang chromosome 5A, Zo_v1.1, whole genome shotgun sequence contains these coding sequences:
- the LOC121981787 gene encoding uncharacterized protein LOC121981787, translating into MAPPSKCPPSNPTGAYDAGGGNDYCPDRPPFPYSYHRVEVTLISAQDLYPAARSMRSYAVAYIRPDDRARTRVDSTGRTEPSWNDKFIFRVEDDVLRSDTASITVDVYAARSGLHFGPDPHIGTARALLSTLRPSSATRYAALQVRRPTSLRPQGILNISVALVVSTDTPNADHGAAPSAPNPNVPKSKPQKNPTAGANREADRDRAKVEKKLKMWRAELPPVSGEVVREERAGRMGKARREEKRRAGMGEVLGEEKVSPLPRIGRRPSFGRLGCLGGESFESGESEFVAPPPPLRPRYVQERPHRRAQGTHRAARD; encoded by the exons ATGGCCCCTCCGTCGAAGTGCCCTCCCTCTAATCCCACCGGTGCCTACGACGCCGGCGGCGGCAATGACTACTGCCCGGACCGTCCCCCGTTTCCGTATTCGTACCACCGCGTGGAAGTGACGCTGATCTCGGCCCAGGACCTCTACCCCGCCGCCCGCTCGATGCGCTCCTACGCTGTCGCCTATATCCGCCCCGACGACCGCGCCCGCACCCGCGTCGACTCCACCGGCCGCACCGAACCCTCGTGGAACGACAAGTTCATCTTCCGCGTCGAGGACGACGTCCTCCGCTCCGACACCGCCTCCATCACCGTCGACGTCTACGCTGCCCGATCCGGGCTACACTTCGGCCCCGACCCGCACATTGGCACCGCCCGTGCCCTCCTCTCCACCCTCCGGCCCTCCTCCGCCACCCGCTATGCCGCCCTCCAGGTCCGCCGCCCCACTTCCCTCCGCCCGCAAGGAATTCTCAACATCAGCGTCGCGCTCGTCGTAAGCACCGACACCCCCAACGCCGACCACGGCGCGGCCCCCTCCGCTCCCAACCCGAATGTCCCAAAATCGAAGCCCCAGAAGAATCCGACGGCCGGCGCGAACCGGGAGGCGGATCGGGACCGTGCGAAGGTGGAGAAGAAGCTAAAGATGTGGCGGGCGGAGTTGCCGCCGGTGAGCGGCGAGGTGGTGAGAGAAGAGAGGGCTGGGCGGATGGGCAAAGCGAGGAGAGAGGAAAAGCGCCGCGCCGGAATGGGGGAGGTTCTGGGGGAGGAAAAGGTCTCGCCGTTGCCCCGGATCGGTAGGAGGCCGAGTTTTGGGCGTTTGGGGTGCCTCGGCGGCGAGAGCTTTGAATCGGGGGAGTCGGAATTCGTGGCCCCTCCGCCGCCTCTGCGTCCGCGATACGTGCAAGAGAGGCCACACAGAAGGGCGCAGGGAACACATAGGG CTGCCAGAGATTGA